The genomic segment AGGCGGTTGAACGCGAGCGCTCGGAGCCGATCGCGATCGTCGGCGCGGCGTGCCGCCTGCCGGGCGGCGTCGTGGATCTCGACAGCTTCTGGACGCTGCTCGAACGCGGCGGCGATGCCGTGTCCGGCTTGCCGGAGACGCGCTGGAACACGACCGGCCTGTTCGACCGGAATCGCAATGCGGCGGGGGCGGTCTACAGCAACGCGATGGCCGTGCTCGACGGCGCCGACCGCTTCGACCACGCCGCGTTCGGCATTTCAGCGCGGGAAGCCGAACGCATGGAGCCCCAGCAGCGGCAGCTACTGGAAGTGTCGTTCGAGGCGCTCGACCACGCCGGGCTGAACGTCGAGGGACTGCGCGACAGCGATACGGGCGTCTTCGTCGGCATCTGCCCGAACGATTTCACGCACCGGTTCGCGATCGAGTCGGCCGATCCCTACTCGGCGACCGGCGCGTCGCTCGCGACGGCGTCCGGCCGGCTGGCCTACGTGTTCGGCTTTCAGGGGCCGGCGCTCAGTATCGATACCGCCTGCTCGTCGTCGCTGGTCGCGCTGCACCTCGCCTGTCAGGCGCTGCGTAAGCGCGAGACGGGTCTCGCGCTCGTGGGCGGCGTTCATGTGAGCGCGGGGCCCGAGTCGTCGGTGGCGCTCGCGAAACTCAACGCGTTGTCGCCGAGCGGTCGTTGCCGCGCGTTCTCCGCCGATGCGGATGGGTACGTGCGCGGCGAGGGCTGTATCGTCGTGGTGCTCAAGCGCTTGAGCGACGCCGTGCGCGATGGCGACCGGATCCTCGCCTCGGTGCGCGAGACGGCGATCAACCAGGATGGTCGAAGCAATGGCCTGACCGCGCCCAACCGGCTCGCGCAGACCGAGCTGCTGCGCTCCTGCCTGTCGCGCGCGAAGCTGAAGCCGCACGACGTCGGTTATCTGGAGGCGCACGGCACCGGAACCGAACTGGGCGATCCGATCGAACTCGCCGCCGCGGCGACGGCTTATGGCGTCGATCGGGAGGATCCGCTCTGGGTCGGGTCCGCGAAGACCAACATCGGTCATCTGGAGGCCGGCGCGGGCCTGGCCGGACTGCTGCGCGCGGTGCTCGCGCTGCGGCACGCGACGATTCCGCCGAACCTGCACCTGAACGGACTCAACCCGCATTTCGACTGGGATGCCGAGCGGCTGCGGGTGCCGACGACGCTGACGCCGTTTCCGCTCAATCCGTCCGGTAGCCGGATCGCCGGCGTGAGCTCGTTCGGCTTCAGCGGCACTAACGCGCACGCGCTCGTGGAGCAGGCGCCGGCGCCTGCCGAGGCCGAGGCGCCGGCGTCCGGCGAGGAGGACGCGGTGTTTTTGAGCGCCGCTTCGGACGCCGGGTTGCGCGACCAGGCGCGGCGTTTCGCGCGCCGCTTGACCGAGACGCCCTCGCGCTGGCGCGAGGTATGTCACACGGCGCGTGCGCGCAGCAATGCGCAGGCGCTGCGCATCGCCGTCGCGGGACGCGACGCGAACGATCTGGCCACGCAGCTGACGGCATTCGCGGACGGCGCACCCGTGGCGGACCTGACACGCGGCGCATGTCTGCCGGACGGGCGCGGCGTGGTCGCGGTGTTTTCCGGGCAAGGGGCTCAGTGGGTCGGGATGGGTCGCGAGCTGTACGCGACACGCGGCGCCTTCGCGGACACGTTCGACGCGTGCGCACAGGCAATCGAGCGTCATTCCGGACGCGTGATGCGCGACGCGCTGGCGGCCGACGAAGCGGCATTTTCGACGCTGGATGTCGCCACCGTGCAGCCGCTGATCTTTTCGGTCGCGGTCGCGCTCGCCGCGCATCTGCGTGCGCTGGGCCTGCGCTTCGATGCGCTCGTCGGACAGAGCATGGGCGAGGTCAGCGCGGCGACCGTCGCCGGCGCGCTGTCGATCGACGATGGCGCCCGCATCATCTGCGAACGCAGCCGGCTGGGCGCCACCGTCAAGGGCGGCGCCATGGCGATGGTGGCGCTGAGTCGCGACGAGGTCGAGGCGCGCGTGACCGCCGAGGCGCGGGCCGTCACCCTGGCCGCCTGCAACGGGCCCGCCTCGACGCTGGTGTCCGGCACGCAGGACGAGATCGACGCGCTCGTCGTCGCGTGGCAGGCTGCGGGCGTGTTCTGCCGCAGGCTGCGGGTCGACTATGCATCGCACAGCGCGTTCATGGAACCGTTGCTGGCGCCACTGAAGGCCGCGCTCGCGAACATTGCGCCGCGTGCCGGCGCGTTGCCGCTGTATTCGACCGTCACGGCCGCCGAGATCGACGGGGCCGCGCTGACGCCCGACTACTGGGCGGCCAATCTGCGGCAACCCGTGCTGCTCTATCCCACCCTGGAAAAGCTGATTGCGCTCGGCTACCGGCTGTTCGTGGAAATCTCGCCCCGGCCGGCACTGAGTGCGTCGATCGAGGATGCGCTGGCGCAGGCGGGCGTCGAAGGATGCGTTGTGTGCGCAATGAGTGATGGAGCGCCTCAGCAGCGCACGGCGCTGCTGGCCGCCGGCCTCGTGTTCGCCCACGGCGCACGCCTGGAGGTCCGACGCACGCCGGCCTGGATGACGGAGATTCCGGCGCGCAGCTGGGACCACGTCGAATTTCCCCTGCCTGCCTATCGGCGCACGGCGGGCGTGGACGGCCGCACGGATGCGATCCTTGACGCGCCGCGCATGATCGCCGGTCAGACCGGCGTCGCGATGGCCGAAGGCAGCGTGAGCATCGACCATCCGCTCGTCGCGCAGCATCGTGTCGACGGCAGCGCGCTGCTGCCCGGCATGGGCTTCCTGAGCCTGGTGCTGCGTGCCGCGCGCGCGCGTTGGCCAACGCGCAACCTGTCGCTCACGGAAGTGGCCTTCCGCCAGGTGCTCGCCGTTCGCGACGATGCCCCCGCGCCGCGTTCGCTGCAGCTCGTGCTGGTCGATCAATCTCCGGACGCCGCGGGCTGGCGCATGAGCAGCCGGGACGACGAGCACGATGAACGCTGGATCGAGCACGCGAGCGGCAACGTGGCTCACGACGCTGGTCCGCTGGATGACGCCGGACTGCCCGCGCTCGCCGAAGTCAGGGCGCGCCTGCATGACGAGGTGGACGGCGTCACGCTATACGACGCGCTCGACGCGACGGGGCTGCAATACGGCCCGCGCTTTCGTCGCGTGGCCCGGCTCGGGTGGGGGGACAACGCCTTTGTCGCGCAACTTGCCGCCGCGACGGAGCCGGAGGGTGGTGAGGCTCGCCTGGACGCCTTCAGTCTGGATGCCTGTCTGCACGGGCTGGCCTGGCTCGGCTCCCGGCGTGGTGAACATGCGCAGGTGCCGGTGTCCGTCGCCAGCGTCGCGATTGCCGCGAGCGCCGGTGCGCCCGCGTGGGTCTACGGCGTGCGCACGGGCGACGGCGCGGCCTCCACGGCCGATCTGGTCGTGTGGGATGCGGCAGGGCGGGTAATCGCGCGTATCGTCGGCCTGCGGGCCCTGAATCCGGACCGCGCCCGCGCATCGCTGCCCGCGCAGGGACGCTGGCTGCACGCCCAGACATGGATCGAGCAGCCGATACCGGTGGCTGAAGCCGCTGCGGCACGCGATTGGCTGATCGTCGCCGCGAACGGCGACGTGTCCGGGCCGTGGCTCGCGCGCCTGCAGGCGTGTCTCGGCGCGACGCTGCTCCCATGGCGGGCGGGCGAACACGAGCCGTTTCCGATGGCCGCGTTCCGTGCGTGGGCGCAAGCGGATGGGGACGCGGCGCGGGAGGTCGTCTGGCTGGGCGACAGCGTGGAGCGCGCGCTCTCGGACGATTGCCAGGGCGAACCGACGCTGCATGCGAGCATCGATGCGCTCGCCATGGCGCAGGCCATGCTGGGCGCCTTCGACGGCCGGCCGGCGCCACGTCTCACGTTCGTGTCCGCGGGCGCACAAAGCGTCGCCGGCGGTGCGCCGGCGCGCGCGACGCTGGGCGACGCGGGTCTCTGGGGATTCGCCCGCGCCGTGTCGGCGGAGCATGCGCACTGGCGCCTGCGCTGCATCGACCTCGACCCTGCCGACATACGCCGGCAGGCTGACCGCCTGGCCGACGAGCTCGTCGGCGGTGGCGGGGAGACGGAGGTCGCGTTGCGCGAGGCGCGCTGGGTTGGCCGGCTCGCTCGCCAGCCGCTTGGCGAGGAGCGTGCAGCGAGCGCGCGACTCGCGGGCGAGCCCTATCGCGTACAGATCGACCGGCCCGGCGTGTTGGGTTCGCTGACACTGCGGGCCACGCAGCGGCTCGAGCCCGCGCCCGGCGAAGTGGAGATCGAGATCGACGCGGCGGCGCTCAATTTCGCCGACGTCATGCGGGCCATGGGCTTTTTCCTGGGCGAACAGGAACACCGGGTGACGCTGGGAAGCGAATGTGCCGGCATCGTGTCGCGTGTCGGCCCCGGCGTCTCGGGCATACGCATGGGGCAGCCGGTGGTCGCGATCGGCGCGCATTGTTTCGCGAGCCACGTGTGTGTCGACGCCGCGCTCGTGGCGACGCGTCCCGACACGCTGTCGGCCGCGGACGCGGCCGGCTTGCCCATTGCGTCGATGACCGCGTGGTACGCGCTGAAGGAAGTGGCGTCGCTCCGGGCGGGGGAGCGGGTGCTGATCCACTCGGCCAGCGGAGGAACCGGACTGGCGGCCGTGCAGCTTGCGCTGTCGATAGGCGCCGAAGTGATCGCGACGGCCGGCAGCGAATCCAAGCGCGAGATGCTGCGCGGGATGGGCGTGCGGCACGTCTTCGATTCACGCAGCGCGGCCTTCGAACGCGCGACCCTCGATGCGACGGGCGGGCAGGGGGTCGACGTGGTGCTCAATTCGCTGACGGGCGTGGCGATCGAGCAGAATCTGCGGGTGCTGGCCGCCGACGGCTGGTTCCTCGAACTGGGCAAGCGCGATATCTACGAAGACGGCCGCCTGTCACTGCGGCATTTCAAGAAGCGGATCCGCTTCGTGGCGATCGATCTGAGCGGATTGCAGCGTGAACGGCCCGAGCAGTTCGCTGCGTTGTTCCGGCGGGTCATGGATGCATTCGTCGCGGGCGCGGTTGCGCCGCTCCCGACCACGATCGTGCCCGTGTCGCGCGCGGCGGAAGCGTTTCAGCGGATGGCGTCGGCCCAGCACGTCGGCAAGCTCGTCCTGACGATGCGCGATCCCGACATCACGCTTGCCGAGCCGGGCGGAACCGCCCCCTTGCTGCGCGGTACCCATCTCATCACGGGTGGGACAGGCGGCCTGGGGGCCGCGCTGGCCGGATGGCTGGTCGAGAACGGCGTGCGGCGGATCGTCCTGATAGGGCGCTCGGCGGAGGGCGAGGCGGGGCGTGCGCTGGCGGAACGCCTGCGTCGGCAAGGCGCCGAAGTGCGCACGGTCGCGCTCGACGTGACCTCGCGCGCCGCGCTCGCGCGCGAACTCGAGGCGATCGAGGCCGGGTTCGGCCCACTGCGCGGCGTCTATCACCTGGCCGGCGTACTGAGAGACGGACTGGTCGATACCCAGACGCCCGATGCATACCGGCACGTGCTGGAGCCGAAGGTCGATGGCGCATGGCACCTTCACGAACTGACGGCCGGGCGCGAACTCGATCACTTCGTCCTGTATTCGTCGGCGGCCGCACTGCTGCCATCGCCGTCGCAAGCCAGCTATGCCGCGGCAAATGCGTTCCTTGACGCGCTCGCGAGTCATCGGCGCGCGAGCGGCCTGCCGGCACTCAGCGTGCAGTGGGGACCTTTCTCGGATGCGGGACTGGCTGCGGCGCGCGACGAACGCGGTGCGCGCCTGGCGGAACGCGGGGCGGCCAGCCTGACCACCGGCGAAGCCCATGGCTATCTGGGCATGCTGATGAAGTGCGATGCCCCGGTAATCGGCGTGTTTCCGTTCGACGCCGCGCGCTGGCTCGAGGCGTCGACCGCCGTGGCCGCGCAGCCGCGTTTCGATGCGCTGCGCAGCGCATCGATTCAGCGGCCGGGCAACGGCACATCGCGAGACCTGCTCGAGGCAGCGTCGCCAGACGCACGGCTGGCGCAGCTCCAGAGCCTGGTGCGACGGCATGCGGCAGCGGTGCTGCGCGTCTCGGAAGCCGCGCTGACGCCGTCGACGACCTTCCCGCAGATGGGACTGGATTCGCTGACCGGCCTCGAACTGCGCAACCGGATCGAAGGCGAGGTCGGGATGCCCTTGTCGTCAGCGGTGCTATGGCGTCATCCGACGACCGACGCGCTCGCCGAATGCCTGGCGCAGCAGTTCGGCGCGGCCGCATCGCCTGCGGCGGCGCTGGCGCCGGCAACCGCGCCGCTCGCCGCCGTGCCATCGAAGGCGGAGGCGTCGGACGCCGGTAAGTGGTTCCTCGTCCCGCGTGCGTCGCAGTCCCCGCGGCTGAAACTCTTCTGCATTCCGTTCCTGGGCGGTCTGAGTTCGGTGTTTTCCGGT from the Burkholderia sp. FERM BP-3421 genome contains:
- a CDS encoding type I polyketide synthase translates to MTVTDAQSPLVRALSALERSRLKLEAVERERSEPIAIVGAACRLPGGVVDLDSFWTLLERGGDAVSGLPETRWNTTGLFDRNRNAAGAVYSNAMAVLDGADRFDHAAFGISAREAERMEPQQRQLLEVSFEALDHAGLNVEGLRDSDTGVFVGICPNDFTHRFAIESADPYSATGASLATASGRLAYVFGFQGPALSIDTACSSSLVALHLACQALRKRETGLALVGGVHVSAGPESSVALAKLNALSPSGRCRAFSADADGYVRGEGCIVVVLKRLSDAVRDGDRILASVRETAINQDGRSNGLTAPNRLAQTELLRSCLSRAKLKPHDVGYLEAHGTGTELGDPIELAAAATAYGVDREDPLWVGSAKTNIGHLEAGAGLAGLLRAVLALRHATIPPNLHLNGLNPHFDWDAERLRVPTTLTPFPLNPSGSRIAGVSSFGFSGTNAHALVEQAPAPAEAEAPASGEEDAVFLSAASDAGLRDQARRFARRLTETPSRWREVCHTARARSNAQALRIAVAGRDANDLATQLTAFADGAPVADLTRGACLPDGRGVVAVFSGQGAQWVGMGRELYATRGAFADTFDACAQAIERHSGRVMRDALAADEAAFSTLDVATVQPLIFSVAVALAAHLRALGLRFDALVGQSMGEVSAATVAGALSIDDGARIICERSRLGATVKGGAMAMVALSRDEVEARVTAEARAVTLAACNGPASTLVSGTQDEIDALVVAWQAAGVFCRRLRVDYASHSAFMEPLLAPLKAALANIAPRAGALPLYSTVTAAEIDGAALTPDYWAANLRQPVLLYPTLEKLIALGYRLFVEISPRPALSASIEDALAQAGVEGCVVCAMSDGAPQQRTALLAAGLVFAHGARLEVRRTPAWMTEIPARSWDHVEFPLPAYRRTAGVDGRTDAILDAPRMIAGQTGVAMAEGSVSIDHPLVAQHRVDGSALLPGMGFLSLVLRAARARWPTRNLSLTEVAFRQVLAVRDDAPAPRSLQLVLVDQSPDAAGWRMSSRDDEHDERWIEHASGNVAHDAGPLDDAGLPALAEVRARLHDEVDGVTLYDALDATGLQYGPRFRRVARLGWGDNAFVAQLAAATEPEGGEARLDAFSLDACLHGLAWLGSRRGEHAQVPVSVASVAIAASAGAPAWVYGVRTGDGAASTADLVVWDAAGRVIARIVGLRALNPDRARASLPAQGRWLHAQTWIEQPIPVAEAAAARDWLIVAANGDVSGPWLARLQACLGATLLPWRAGEHEPFPMAAFRAWAQADGDAAREVVWLGDSVERALSDDCQGEPTLHASIDALAMAQAMLGAFDGRPAPRLTFVSAGAQSVAGGAPARATLGDAGLWGFARAVSAEHAHWRLRCIDLDPADIRRQADRLADELVGGGGETEVALREARWVGRLARQPLGEERAASARLAGEPYRVQIDRPGVLGSLTLRATQRLEPAPGEVEIEIDAAALNFADVMRAMGFFLGEQEHRVTLGSECAGIVSRVGPGVSGIRMGQPVVAIGAHCFASHVCVDAALVATRPDTLSAADAAGLPIASMTAWYALKEVASLRAGERVLIHSASGGTGLAAVQLALSIGAEVIATAGSESKREMLRGMGVRHVFDSRSAAFERATLDATGGQGVDVVLNSLTGVAIEQNLRVLAADGWFLELGKRDIYEDGRLSLRHFKKRIRFVAIDLSGLQRERPEQFAALFRRVMDAFVAGAVAPLPTTIVPVSRAAEAFQRMASAQHVGKLVLTMRDPDITLAEPGGTAPLLRGTHLITGGTGGLGAALAGWLVENGVRRIVLIGRSAEGEAGRALAERLRRQGAEVRTVALDVTSRAALARELEAIEAGFGPLRGVYHLAGVLRDGLVDTQTPDAYRHVLEPKVDGAWHLHELTAGRELDHFVLYSSAAALLPSPSQASYAAANAFLDALASHRRASGLPALSVQWGPFSDAGLAAARDERGARLAERGAASLTTGEAHGYLGMLMKCDAPVIGVFPFDAARWLEASTAVAAQPRFDALRSASIQRPGNGTSRDLLEAASPDARLAQLQSLVRRHAAAVLRVSEAALTPSTTFPQMGLDSLTGLELRNRIEGEVGMPLSSAVLWRHPTTDALAECLAQQFGAAASPAAALAPATAPLAAVPSKAEASDAGKWFLVPRASQSPRLKLFCIPFLGGLSSVFSGWLRYLPDDIDLQALQLPGRPPRHTETAYAKYPALIEKLRDVLIPSLNAPYAIYGHSLGALLAFGLAHALRDAGAPAPEHLFLAAYPSPHLHNPVGDIAGLPETEFIDALKRLRGIPEQVLADRELLTVFLPSLRAEIELLNSYVHTSRAPLAVPATILGGTRDHVVSAAEIRAWRQHFAGPVEVRDIEGGHYFMKDASREVVGVLLARLALAQPA